The Chlorocebus sabaeus isolate Y175 chromosome 6, mChlSab1.0.hap1, whole genome shotgun sequence genome has a segment encoding these proteins:
- the ZNF329 gene encoding zinc finger protein 329 isoform X2: MRLKMTTRNIPEREVPCDVEMEGFTREAPCLSILGDGWDCENQEAHLSQSVLTLEKPGTQEAICEYPGFGEHLIASSDLPPSQRVLATNGFHAHDSNVSGLDCDPALPSCPKRYAAKRTGDSDACGKTFNHSMEVIHGRNPVREKPYEYPESVKSFNHFTSLGHQKITKRGKKLYEGKNFEDILTLSSSLNENQRNLAGEKQYRCTECGKCFKRNSSLVLHHRTHTGEKPYTCNECGKSFSKNYNLIVHQRIHTGEKPYKCSKCGKAFSDGSALTQHQRIHTGEKPYECLECGKTFNRNSSLILHQRTHTGEKPYRCNECGKPFTDISHLTVHLRIHTGEKPYECSKCGKAFRDGSYLTQHERTHTGEKPFECAECGKSFNRNSHLIVHQKIHSGEKPYECKECGKTFIESAYLIRHQRIHTGEKPYGCNQCQKLFRNIAGLIRHQRTHTGEKPYECNQCGKAFRDSSCLTKHQRIHTKETPYQCPECGKSFKQNSHLAVHQRLHSREGPSQCPQCGKTFQKSSSLVRHQRVHLGEQPMET; encoded by the coding sequence ATGAGATTGAAAATGACAACTCGGAATATTCCTGAGAGAGAAGTACCCTGTGATGTAGAAATGGAAGGATTCACAAGGGAAGCTCCCTGCTTGTCCATTTTAGGTGATGGTTGGGACTGTGAGAACCAGGAGGCACACTTGAGTCAATCAGTTTTAACTCTGGAGAAACCAGGGACTCAGGAAGCAATCTGTGAATATCCTGGTTTTGGGGAGCATTTGATTGCAAGCTCAGACCTTCCACCATCTCAGAGAGTTCTGGCAACCAATGGTTTCCATGCACATGACTCAAATGTTAGTGGTCTGGATTGTGACCCTGCCTTACCCAGCTGTCCTAAAAGGTATGCAGCTAAGAGAACTGGTGACAGTGATGCCTGTGGAAAAACCTTCAACCATTCCATGGAAGTTATTCATGGAAGAAATCCAGTGAGAGAGAAGCCCTACGAATATCCTGAAAGTGTTAAGTCTTTTAATCATTTTACCTCTCTTGGTCATCAAAAAATAACGAAAAGAGGCAAGAAACTGTATGAAGGTAAGAATTTTGAGGACATCTTGACCCTGAGCTCATCGCTTAATGAAAACCAGAGAAATCTCGCTGGAGAGAAACAGTATAGATGTACTGAATGTGGCAAATGCTTCAAACGGAACTCTTCTCTTGTTTTGCATCACCGAACTCACACCGGAGAGAAGCCTTATACTTGTAATGAGTGTGGAAAGTCCTTCTCCAAGAACTACAACCTGATTGTGCATCAAAGGATCCACACAGGAGAGAAGCCCTATAAATGTAGTaaatgtgggaaagctttcaGTGATGGGTCAGCTCTGACGCAGCACCAGAGAATTCACACAGGTGAGAAACCTTACGAATGCCTGGAATGTGGAAAAACCTTCAACCGAAATTCATCCTTAATTTTGCACCAAAGAACTCACACAGGGGAAAAACCATACAGATGTAACGAGTGTGGAAAACCCTTCACGGACATCTCCCACCTTACAGTGCATCTCAGAATCCACACCGGTGAGAAGCCCTATGAGTGTAGCAAATGTGGAAAAGCTTTCCGGGATGGCTCATACCTCACCCAGCACGAGaggactcacactggagaaaagcccTTTGAGTGTGCAGAGTGTGGGAAATCCTTCAACAGAAACTCTCACCTCATTGTGCATCAAAAGATCCATTCtggggagaaaccctatgaatgtaaagaatgtggcaagACTTTCATCGAGAGTGCATACCTCATCAGGCACCAGAGGATTCATACTGGCGAGAAGCCCTATGGCTGCAACCAGTGTCAGAAACTTTTCAGGAATATCGCTGGCCTCATTAGGCACCAGAGGACTCATACTGGTGAGAAGCCCTATGAGTGTAATCAGTGTGGCAAAGCCTTCAGGGACAGCTCCTGTCTGACCAAGCACCAGAGAATTCACACTAAGGAAACGCCATATCAGTGTCCAGAATGTGGGAAGTCCTTCAAGCAGAACTCTCACCTGGCAGTACATCAGAGACTCCATAGCAGGGAGGGTCCCAGCCAGTGTCCTCAgtgtggaaaaacattccaaaagAGCTCATCCCTTGTTCGACATCAAAGAGTACACCTGGGAGAGCAACCCATGGAAACATAA
- the ZNF329 gene encoding zinc finger protein 329 isoform X1, whose amino-acid sequence MGSCYVAQGGLKLLTSSSPPASASQSVGITVWDMRLKMTTRNIPEREVPCDVEMEGFTREAPCLSILGDGWDCENQEAHLSQSVLTLEKPGTQEAICEYPGFGEHLIASSDLPPSQRVLATNGFHAHDSNVSGLDCDPALPSCPKRYAAKRTGDSDACGKTFNHSMEVIHGRNPVREKPYEYPESVKSFNHFTSLGHQKITKRGKKLYEGKNFEDILTLSSSLNENQRNLAGEKQYRCTECGKCFKRNSSLVLHHRTHTGEKPYTCNECGKSFSKNYNLIVHQRIHTGEKPYKCSKCGKAFSDGSALTQHQRIHTGEKPYECLECGKTFNRNSSLILHQRTHTGEKPYRCNECGKPFTDISHLTVHLRIHTGEKPYECSKCGKAFRDGSYLTQHERTHTGEKPFECAECGKSFNRNSHLIVHQKIHSGEKPYECKECGKTFIESAYLIRHQRIHTGEKPYGCNQCQKLFRNIAGLIRHQRTHTGEKPYECNQCGKAFRDSSCLTKHQRIHTKETPYQCPECGKSFKQNSHLAVHQRLHSREGPSQCPQCGKTFQKSSSLVRHQRVHLGEQPMET is encoded by the exons atggggtcttgctatgttgcccagggtggtctcaaactcctgacctcaagcagtccacctgcctcagcctcccaaagtgttggaattacag tttgGGATATGAGATTGAAAATGACAACTCGGAATATTCCTGAGAGAGAAGTACCCTGTGATGTAGAAATGGAAGGATTCACAAGGGAAGCTCCCTGCTTGTCCATTTTAGGTGATGGTTGGGACTGTGAGAACCAGGAGGCACACTTGAGTCAATCAGTTTTAACTCTGGAGAAACCAGGGACTCAGGAAGCAATCTGTGAATATCCTGGTTTTGGGGAGCATTTGATTGCAAGCTCAGACCTTCCACCATCTCAGAGAGTTCTGGCAACCAATGGTTTCCATGCACATGACTCAAATGTTAGTGGTCTGGATTGTGACCCTGCCTTACCCAGCTGTCCTAAAAGGTATGCAGCTAAGAGAACTGGTGACAGTGATGCCTGTGGAAAAACCTTCAACCATTCCATGGAAGTTATTCATGGAAGAAATCCAGTGAGAGAGAAGCCCTACGAATATCCTGAAAGTGTTAAGTCTTTTAATCATTTTACCTCTCTTGGTCATCAAAAAATAACGAAAAGAGGCAAGAAACTGTATGAAGGTAAGAATTTTGAGGACATCTTGACCCTGAGCTCATCGCTTAATGAAAACCAGAGAAATCTCGCTGGAGAGAAACAGTATAGATGTACTGAATGTGGCAAATGCTTCAAACGGAACTCTTCTCTTGTTTTGCATCACCGAACTCACACCGGAGAGAAGCCTTATACTTGTAATGAGTGTGGAAAGTCCTTCTCCAAGAACTACAACCTGATTGTGCATCAAAGGATCCACACAGGAGAGAAGCCCTATAAATGTAGTaaatgtgggaaagctttcaGTGATGGGTCAGCTCTGACGCAGCACCAGAGAATTCACACAGGTGAGAAACCTTACGAATGCCTGGAATGTGGAAAAACCTTCAACCGAAATTCATCCTTAATTTTGCACCAAAGAACTCACACAGGGGAAAAACCATACAGATGTAACGAGTGTGGAAAACCCTTCACGGACATCTCCCACCTTACAGTGCATCTCAGAATCCACACCGGTGAGAAGCCCTATGAGTGTAGCAAATGTGGAAAAGCTTTCCGGGATGGCTCATACCTCACCCAGCACGAGaggactcacactggagaaaagcccTTTGAGTGTGCAGAGTGTGGGAAATCCTTCAACAGAAACTCTCACCTCATTGTGCATCAAAAGATCCATTCtggggagaaaccctatgaatgtaaagaatgtggcaagACTTTCATCGAGAGTGCATACCTCATCAGGCACCAGAGGATTCATACTGGCGAGAAGCCCTATGGCTGCAACCAGTGTCAGAAACTTTTCAGGAATATCGCTGGCCTCATTAGGCACCAGAGGACTCATACTGGTGAGAAGCCCTATGAGTGTAATCAGTGTGGCAAAGCCTTCAGGGACAGCTCCTGTCTGACCAAGCACCAGAGAATTCACACTAAGGAAACGCCATATCAGTGTCCAGAATGTGGGAAGTCCTTCAAGCAGAACTCTCACCTGGCAGTACATCAGAGACTCCATAGCAGGGAGGGTCCCAGCCAGTGTCCTCAgtgtggaaaaacattccaaaagAGCTCATCCCTTGTTCGACATCAAAGAGTACACCTGGGAGAGCAACCCATGGAAACATAA